One Triticum dicoccoides isolate Atlit2015 ecotype Zavitan chromosome 3B, WEW_v2.0, whole genome shotgun sequence genomic window, GGCTGCAGCTGCAGGAGGTGGCGATCGAGGGGCTCATCAGCTTTTGCCGGCAGCCAACGTTCGTGATCGAGATGTACGTCAACTATGACTGCGACCCGCTGATGCGCAATGTCTACGAGGAGGTGGGCAAGCTGCTGTGCAAGGCGGCGTACCCGCTGTCGAACCCGATGACGACCGTTCAGCTCCAGGCGTTCGAGGGCCTCGTCAACATGATCACCACCATCGCCGACAACGTGGAGGTCGAGAAGGCCCCGGACCAGGAGGCGTACAACGTGGAGATCTCCGAGTACCGGTTGTTCTGGTTGGAGCGGTGGGACTCGAGCGATGACCATGGCCACGAGACCTGGGTGGACTTCGTCCGCAAGCGCAAGCTCAAGAAGAAGAAGGTGGCCATCGCCGCCAACCACTACAACCGCGACGAGAAGAAGGGCGTCGAGTTCCTCAAGCTCTGCCACCTGGTGCCCACTCCGCCGGACGCCAAGAGCATGGCCTACTTCCTGCGCTACTCGCCGGGCCTCGACAAGGTCAAGATCGGGGAGTTCCTGGGCGACCCGGACGAGTTCAACCTCAAAGTGCTCAAGGAGTTCACCGACACCTTTGACTTCACCGGCTCCATCCTCGACACCGCGCTCCGcacctacctggagacgttccggcTGCCGGGAGAGTCGCAGAAGATACAGCGCGTTCTGGAGCACTTCTCGGAGCGCTTCTACGAGCAGCAAACGCAGGAGGTGTTCGCGACAAAGGACGCGGCCTTCATCCTCTGCTACTCCGTCATCATGCTCAACACCGACCTGCACAACCCCCAGGTGAAGAAGAAAATGTCAGAGGATGACTTCATCAGGAACAACCGCGCCATCAACTCCGGCAAGGACCTTCCCAGGGAGTACCTGTCCGAGCTCTTCCACTCCATTGCGGTGAACGCCATCACCATGTTCAGCCAGGGCGCCACCAACGTGGAGATGACCACCAGCCGGTGGGCAGACATCGTGAAGCGGTCGCGCTCCATCGAGCCCTTCACGCCCTGCGACTTCAAGCACAAGCTCAGCCGTGAGGTGTTCATTGCTGTCTCCGGGCCGGCCGTCGCGACATTTGCCGCCATATTCGACTACACGGACGACGAGGAGATCCTGAACCAGTGCGTGGAGGGGTTGATCTCCGTGGCACGCATTGCACGCTACGGGCTGGAGGACGTGCTTGACGAGCTCCTCTGCTGCCTCTGCAAGTTCACGACGCTGCTGAATCCCTACGCCACCACGGAGGAGACCATCTTCACTTTCAGCAATGAGCTCAAGCCGAGGATGGCAACGCTGGCTCTCTTCACCATCGCCAACAGGTTCGGCGAGTCGGTGCGAGGCGCTTGGAAGAACATCGTCGACTGCCTGCTCAAGCTCAAGCGGCTCAGGCTGTTACCCCAGTCGATGGTGGAACAGGACGGCAGCGTGTCCAGTCGTTTAGGCCCTCGCCCCAAGTCAGATTCAGCCGCCATTTTCCCCTCGTCGCACCGTGGCGCCGGGACAAGCCGGCACGTGTCCGGCATGATCGGGCGGTTCTCGCAGTTCCTGTCTCTCGACGGCTGTGGCGAGTCGCTGCTCTGCGTCGGCAACGAGTTCGAGAACAACCTCAAGATCATCCAGCAATGCCAGATCGGCAGCATGTTCACGGAGAGCGGGAAGCTGCCTGACGAGTCGCTGCAGAACCTTGGGCGGGCGCTCATCTTTGCGGCCGGTGGCAAGGGCCAGAAATTCAGCACCCCGATCGAGGAAGAGGAGACCGTGGGCTTCTGTTGGGATCTCATCTTGCTCGTCTCCCTGGCCAACCTTCAGCGCTTCGCCTCCTTCTGGCAGCACATGCACGACTGCTTCACGGCCGTGTCCATGCTGCCGCTCTTCTCGCCGTGCCCTTTCGCCGAGAAGGCCATCGTTGTGCTCTTCAAGGTCGCCGTGAAGCTGCTCCCGGGACAGGCCACCCCCGACCGCCTCGCTGAGGAGCTCATCTGCAAGTCCATCAAcctcatgtggaagcttgacaaggAGATCCTCGACACGTGTTGCGAGGGCATCTCCGAGTGCATCGTGAAGCTCATCATGGAGCACGCCGGGAGCGTGCAGACGCCGCTCGGGTGGAAGACGCTGCTGCATCTGCTGTCGGTCACCGGCCGCCACCCGGAGACCTTCGACCAGTCCGTCGCCGCCATGATCAAGCTGATGAGCGACGGGGCGCACATCTCGCGGTTCAACTACGCGGCCTGCATCGAGGCGGCCTTCGGTTTCGCCGCGCTCAAGATCAGCCCCCTCGAGATTAGCACCAAGATCCTCGAGCTGATGGCCGAGTCCGTCAACTGGCTCGTGCAGTGGCACAAGTCTGGCTACTCTGACCcggggagcagcagcagcaacagctcgtcgTCGGTGGAGGACGCGTCGCGCATGGGCAACCTGGCGACCAACATGTTCATCAAGCTGGCGGAGACGCTGCGCAAGACGAGCCTGGTGCGGCGGGAGGAGATCCGCAACCAGGCCGTGACGGACCTCGGCCGGAGCTTCTCGCTGGCCGCCGCGGGGGACCTGGACTTCGGCCCTGCGGGCTGCCTGGCGTGCTTTAACCTCGTCATCTTCGCCATGGTGGACGACCTGCACGAGAAGACTCTCGAGTACTCCCGGCGAGAGGGCGCGGAGCGCGAGACGCGGAGCATGGAGGGCACGCTCGCCGCGGCGACAGAGCTGCTGGCCGACGTCTTCGTGCTGTTCCTGGGGACGCTGGCGCAGGGGCCGGGCTTCCGGACGTTCTGGCTCGGCGTGCTGCGTCGGATGGACACGTGCATCAAGTCCGAcctggcggccggcggcggcgccggcgtgaTGCAGGAGCTGGTGCCTCGGATGCTCAAGAGGATGATCGTCGAGATGAAGAACAAGGAGGTGCTGGTGCAGAGAGAAGGAGATGAGCTCTGGGAGATCACCTACATCCAGATCCAGTGGATTGCACCTGCCGTCAAGGAAGAGCTGTTCCCCGAGTAGTTAACTACCTACTAGTTCACCTCACAGAATAATGTTCCAACTTTGAAAGAACAGGAAAATTAGATTCATACTGTACTTTTGTAGGGCTGAATTACCTGTTAGCTTTGTCGTGTGTAGTTTCCAGTTTGACGGCTTATCTGCGTCTGCCCATTTTCTGGTGCCAACTTACCATGCCACAAGCTTGAACAATGATCGTTCGGGGATAATAAGCTTTACAAAGAGTGTGCAATTTGCACCAACTTTAAATCAGAGAAAATAATAATAAGGCAGTTAATTACTCAATTCCACAAGCTTTACAAAGAATATGTGCAATTTGCACCAACTTCAAATCAGAGAAAATAATAAGCGAGACAACAAGGAATCAAAGACTTGAAAAAACAAAGAATGACTCAAACTGGGCAAGTACAGCTGCAAACTAGCACTAAAATTAGCCAAGCTTATATTGGTCAAATCACATGTTATTGATCCATATTAATTTTCATCCACGTGGTCATCCCTAAGTGGGGAAAATACAACAATTACGTAATCACTGATATTTTGTTCAGCTTCACACGAGTGATACAAAAGATAATTATACAACAAACTACATGGGGTGTCAACAGATTGAGTTAAACTCGGATATATGACAATCCTAATATCTAACATTACCAATCGTAATTAAGGCTACCGGATCCAACTATTGACATGAAATCCCCATTTTGTGTCTGAAACACCTTGTGGATCCAACTATTGACATGATATCCCAGCTTTGTTCCTGCATCGCCGAGATTAAACAAGTCATCTTCCATGTTCAAGTTCTGGACTGTTTAAATTCTACAGGATAGAAACCAACATTCTATTAATCTGGATAAAACAATGTGATTAAACCACGTGTGCAAAAAGGTAAGGACCTTTCACCTGTTAAAAACAAAAATATGGACATGGCATATTATTGATAATATTATGACAATGATGTGGGATTTTCACTGCAACAGGGACTTCCATGAATTATTTGGTCAACATCCAACATCCAGAAGTTAGTAATAGTACTCCAACTTGTTGTATTAATGGTACTCACCAAAAGTTAGGAATTATAATCGACTACTTGTACATATGTTACAAAAGGGTGTGGTAATAATTGATAGTTGCAGTTCATGACACCAACTAAAAGCTACTCACAGGGTTGCATTCAAACATGTCAATCATAACCACACAAAGCAACAAGCTCCAAGGCTCCATGCAAAGTTGGAACTTCTAGTTTCCAAGTGACTCCCACATCACCAAGGATTTATTAGCACCAACCAAAGATAGAGGTAAACTAAGTATCAAACATAAAGGAACAGTATTTCAACGTGCATACTGAAGTAGCACCCCGACAGAAAAAACTGTATTGAAGAGTGAAACTAAATAAATCGCTAGATAACAGAGTATAGCTCAAATTTCGGATACGCGTGTACTGCTTAGAAAATTTCTAATTTTGTGGTAACTTGTAACAAACACACTCAGTCTTTTCCATTTAAAGTATGGAAACAAATAACCAGCTTGCGAAGAGGATTATCCGTCTTTCCGTCATTTGACAAAAACTGAGGTGACAcacttctcaagaagatactatctCGAGTACGTATCGTAGTGAAGTATAAACAAATGACAGCCTTCATGCTGGTGCTCCAAGATGCAATAACATATATTGTGATTTTTTTTCGAACTTCATTTTCTTCACGAATACGGTTGTAAAGGGAAAGTGCATATTTGGGTAACATTAGGGCCGTAAATCAAGCTCAACGAGTGCCATCTAGGCATAGATAGAGGCCATAAGATTCAGAGCGTGCAAAAGAAGGCCGACAACATATGCATATCGAATCTTTCATAGTCGAAAGCCGCAAACGCAAGTCAACATGTGACCTAGAAATTCCAATAGTATAATATCTTTCCTATATCTTAAATGAAGTCCTGGTGGTGGTGCACGATAGTTGGTGGGCTCTGGCTTGTTGAGGTCGCCTTGCGGTTGGGCAGCGGCGTGTGGGCCATGGCAGTTGTTGGCATGGTTGGCGGCAGCGGCGTGCGTCTTTGATGGTGATGGTGTGGTGGTGCCGGAGCCTTGGGTCAAAACACAGCTCCACCTTGCTTGCCATCGACAATGAAAGCGCCCATGGGCgtcgttcccctccttggaggcgtcgttaTGGGTGCTCTGGCTCATCTCCCGCCATCAAGGGTTTAGTTTCTGCGAGCAAAAGCTCAAGTTCCAGGTTTTTGCTGGAGCGGGCGACTGTGGTGTCCTAATCGCTTCCTCCTTGGAGGCGCCTCTCAGGAGGCCATGGCCTAGCCAGATGAGCTTTTGCTGTGCTGAGCTGTGCTGACAGCATTCGGTCGCATGGGTGACTAAGCCATTGGCTCGGTTGGTGTGCGGCCTTGGCTCCGGATTTCGTCATCTAGTGAAGGGTGCCGACGCTGGTCCCTTAGGTGGCAGAGCTGTCTGCTGGCTTGGTGGGCGGCCTCATAGCCCATGTGAAAGTAGGAGTGGTGGCTCCAGATTTTCATCTTCATGGGAAGGCTGCCGGCTTTGGTCACTTGGGTGACAGTGTCGTGGGCCGGCCGGGTGCCCGACCTCGGGGCTGGCGTGTGTTGCTTAGGGTCATAAGTTGGAGCGGCGGCTCCAGATATGGTTGCGGTGTTTTAGGGTGTCTTCTCTGGTTACTAGTGTGTGCCCTTGAGGCTGATGTGGATGCCAGAGCGGCGGCTCAGGAATCTGCCGTTGCGTTGTAGGGTGTCGCTCTGGTCACTTGGGTGGCAGAGGCGCTGGCTCGTTTGGTGTGGAGCCTCGGAGCTGGTGTGTGCGCGTCTCGCAAATGTATCGGTTTTTGGCCAGATTTCCTTATTAACTGGTCAATTTTTTTCTTAATGAAAAGGCAGAGCTCTCGCCGGCTTCTTGAAAAATATCTCAAATAGAATTTTGAATAACTCGATGGTACCAACACAGATTTAACCTAGCATATATCTCCAACAACTCATAGCTGGTCTCATTCTCCTATAACAATGTAGGCAGAGCTCTTGCCGGTTGCTCGAAAAATATCTCAAATAAATTTTTGAATAACCCGATGGTAGCAACACAGATCTAACCTAGcatatcctatatacctaagaggaTTCATCCCCACTATCTTATTTATCTTGACATGCAACCTAGCCACATCATCATGTAGGTCCACCAAATAGTGCATCACCACTAACTCAATTATCTTAACATGCAACTATGCCAACTCACCATGCCACCATGCATGTTCCACTAGAtttaattctctcaacatgcaactatgccaACTCACCATGTCATTATGCATGAAAGAACTCACATTAACATGCACCATGCATGCTACTCATATTCAATAAATATTCTACAAATATAATAATAAAGTGTATGTACTTTAGTTTCTATTCTCATATTGCTAATACAAATACTAAAGTTTCATACTGCCAAATCTTATAGAAATAAGTGCATCCAATTCCCGCAgcaacgtgcggggtatcatcgCTGATCTCATTCTCCTATAACAATGTAGGCAATTTTAAGGCAAGGTTTGGTACTTAGACATATTTCATTATAATTACCATAGTCATTGGCTGCTGTTGGTGTCATCTAAATCATCAATACACTAAGGCAATTAGATGTGCCTTCTCAAAGGATTTCATTTTCCTTGCACGGACCTAACATCAACCACATTATAATTCTCCTAGCATGCTCCTTCTAATATATGTGGATACAGATTATACCTCAAACAAAATTTCGAACAAACCATAAATGCAAGACCCTACAAAATAATCAAAGGTGTCATATCAAGGCTCAACCGCTCAGGATGCTAACATGGGTGTATAACTAATAGACCTATCAAGTACAGCTGGTCACATCTATTTTACTTTCTTGAATGATGTGTTGAGTTCTCTATATGAAATTAAAGATAGGCACCCACCATGATATAAGCATGAGGAATGCAACATAATCTAAATACAATGCTATGGAACATGATTTGGCCCACAATTTGTCATCTTGGATGAAATGAACCAACCTCATTTGCTGAACTCGTACGTGCTGGGCTAAGGAGAAGCATCCAAAGGACCATTGTTCTGCTCCTCAACACCATTGTAATCCTCTAATCTATTGTTAACAGCACCCTCCTTTGCATCCTCCTCCTCAAGACTCGCTATCTCCATTTGTGCCTTCTCCAAAATCTCTCTCCGCCTCACCTCAAGGTCCCTTTGCATATCCTTCCGCATACGATTCAACTCCGCCATGTGCTGCCTCCTGCTACTCTCCACCCTCTCATAAACCTCCCTAAGCCTATGAATTGCCTCTGTGAGAATCGCAAATTCCTCCCCCTGTACTGCGCCAGTCTCGTATGTCTGTTTTTCCCTCAATTGCGCATCTGGCACTGAATTCCCTGGTACCACTTTGCTACATCCAGCGAGCACAAGCTCCCCGACGTCTACACCCCATGAACGGCGTGGCACTGGATGCGTGTCACGGCGCCGCGTCACGAGAGGAGTTAGTGGCGGCAGTagcggcggcggcgtcggtggGCACATGAGGGACAGCATCTTGTCGAAGTATACCCATTTGGAGGGCGAGGGGTTGCTGGAGCGGTGGGCAGCCAGGCGGGACCTCTCCTTCTCCTTCCGAAACATCTTCCTGAGGGTGTCGATGCGGTTGCGGCACTGCGACTCGGAGAAGTATCCCGCGGGGCGGGAGGCAGCGGCGGCTACGATGCGGGAGACCTCGAGCCACTCGTCGGCGCTGAGGCTGCGGCGGCCGTCGCAGGCGAAGCGTTCGCCCCAGGCGTCAAGGAGCGCGAAGGTGGAGTCCTCCGTCCACTCAGGCGTCGTGCGCGGGGCCGGGGCTGAGGGCGCAGAGCGCGGAGCGAACTCGAAGCCGAGCGCATAGCGGTCGGTGCGGCGACGCTTGGAGCGCGGCGAGGGGGAGGCaccggaggaggagggcgaggcagACGGGGAAGCGGCGGCGGCGTCGTGGTCCATGTgctgagctagggtttgggctggAGCTGTTCGGCGATGTGGATTGGCCGGAACGATTGCGAGTCCGGCGAGGTTAGAATTTGGGAGTAGTGCGATTTTTACGCAGACATCGCCCA contains:
- the LOC119281389 gene encoding ARF guanine-nucleotide exchange factor GNL2-like — its product is MARTPASDDDDDGPPTYTVARGTRRDPRLKDLGISCMLNTEVAALLAVIRRRPDPYAYLPPAVAAAEEAVFAGLIQSLKSLRALLFQPRHGAWRCSDPSMYLSPFLDVVQSEEVPPAATGVALSSVLKILRIDVFDECSPGARDAIQAILTAVTNCRIERIADAGAEEAVLLRVLQVLAALLRARAAPLLSDSAVCTAVNTCFQVVQHAASSRGSELLQRTARHCMHEILQAVFARLPDIREDAEDDMSVTSAAGFGARCMVDVFNFLCSLLLNAPDMVMTPEGHGAFTSEEDVQLFALVLLNSAVELGGEAIGKHPKLLRLIQDDLFYHLIYYATECSPLVLSMICSTVLNLYNFLRRFLKLQLEAFFMYVILRVGGGASGLQLQEVAIEGLISFCRQPTFVIEMYVNYDCDPLMRNVYEEVGKLLCKAAYPLSNPMTTVQLQAFEGLVNMITTIADNVEVEKAPDQEAYNVEISEYRLFWLERWDSSDDHGHETWVDFVRKRKLKKKKVAIAANHYNRDEKKGVEFLKLCHLVPTPPDAKSMAYFLRYSPGLDKVKIGEFLGDPDEFNLKVLKEFTDTFDFTGSILDTALRTYLETFRLPGESQKIQRVLEHFSERFYEQQTQEVFATKDAAFILCYSVIMLNTDLHNPQVKKKMSEDDFIRNNRAINSGKDLPREYLSELFHSIAVNAITMFSQGATNVEMTTSRWADIVKRSRSIEPFTPCDFKHKLSREFLSLDGCGESLLCVGNEFENNLKIIQQCQIGSMFTESGKLPDESLQNLGRALIFAAGGKGQKFSTPIEEEETVGFCWDLILLVSLANLQRFASFWQHMHDCFTAVSMLPLFSPCPFAEKAIVVLFKVAVKLLPGQATPDRLAEELICKSINLMWKLDKEILDTCCEGISECIVKLIMEHAGSVQTPLGWKTLLHLLSVTGRHPETFDQSVAAMIKLMSDGAHISRFNYAACIEAAFGFAALKISPLEISTKILELMAESVNWLVQWHKSGYSDPGSSSSNSSSSVEDASRMGNLATNMFIKLAETLRKTSLVRREEIRNQAVTDLGRSFSLAAAGDLDFGPAGCLACFNLVIFAMVDDLHEKTLEYSRREGAERETRSMEGTLAAATELLADVFVLFLGTLAQGPGFRTFWLGVLRRMDTCIKSDLAAGGGAGVMQELVPRMLKRMIVEMKNKEVLVQREGDELWEITYIQIQWIAPAVKEELFPE
- the LOC119276520 gene encoding uncharacterized protein LOC119276520 — its product is MDHDAAAASPSASPSSSGASPSPRSKRRRTDRYALGFEFAPRSAPSAPAPRTTPEWTEDSTFALLDAWGERFACDGRRSLSADEWLEVSRIVAAAASRPAGYFSESQCRNRIDTLRKMFRKEKERSRLAAHRSSNPSPSKWVYFDKMLSLMCPPTPPPLLPPLTPLVTRRRDTHPVPRRSWGVDVGELVLAGCSKVVPGNSVPDAQLREKQTYETGAVQGEEFAILTEAIHRLREVYERVESSRRQHMAELNRMRKDMQRDLEVRRREILEKAQMEIASLEEEDAKEGAVNNRLEDYNGVEEQNNGPLDASP